The sequence CACGTAACGCACGCTGGACTGAGGGCCCCCACATCTACAAACTGCCTGATGCCAAGGGTAATGAACGCTACATGCTGATGGTGGCCGAAGGCGGCACTGGCATTGATCATGCCGTCACGGTCTTTGATAGCGACAACTTAATGGGGCCCTATGTGCCTTACCATAAGAACCCTATCGTCACCCATCGCAATTTGGGTTACAAAGCGCACATCAACAGCACAGGCCATGCCGACTTAGTTCAAACGCAAAATGGTGAGTGGTGGATGGTATTGCTAGGTAAGCGTAAATTTATGGGCAGCGATAACCGCCTCTATGACATGCTAGCACGCGAAACCTTCTTGGCACCTGTTGACATGCAATTTGGCTGGCCAGTAGTCAACCCAGGAGAAGCAAAAGTGCCACTGCGGGCAAAACGTCCTGATTTACCATGGACGCCTGTACCACAGAAACCGGCGCGAGATGAATTTGTACGCCCGGCGCTAGACCTAGAATTTAATATGCTTCGCAACCCTTCATCTCAGTGGTACCACATTGAAAAAGGCCAGTTAAAACTAGAAACACGGGCTGAATCTGCCGCTGACAACAAGGTCAACCCTTCTCTATTAGTACGCCGTATTCAAGACACTCAATACAGCGCAAAAACCCAAGTAAATTTCACCCCCAACAAAAATGAAATAGCAGGACTTGTGGTTTATCGCGACTACGATGCTTTTTACCAACTTGTACTTGAGAAGGGCGCAATCTCATTGAGCTATGTGCGCAAGGGTAAACGAACCGATGTCGCCAGCGTTCCCTTCAAAGGCAACAAAGCGATCTTTCAAGTTGAAGCGCGTGACGACTTGACGCAACAGTTTTACTTCGGCACATCAGAAACGAACATGCGTCCAATTGGAGATCGCATCACCTCAGTGATCACC is a genomic window of Echinimonas agarilytica containing:
- a CDS encoding glycoside hydrolase family 43 protein; amino-acid sequence: MTATLKKVSLLATATLALCASALSPMAAANSQGANHQAPKTYQNPIIPGFHPDPTIIRVEDDYYLANSSFEWFPAVPLFHSKDLVNWELISYAISEPDYLPELINVGKSRGIYAPTLRYHEGTYYLITTCVQCGNNFYVTAKDPRGPWSKPIWVEGDRGIDPDLFWENGKAYYSGTGVLEPNEVTYPNPNGIWIQEINLETGKLLGEKTQLTLGHARNARWTEGPHIYKLPDAKGNERYMLMVAEGGTGIDHAVTVFDSDNLMGPYVPYHKNPIVTHRNLGYKAHINSTGHADLVQTQNGEWWMVLLGKRKFMGSDNRLYDMLARETFLAPVDMQFGWPVVNPGEAKVPLRAKRPDLPWTPVPQKPARDEFVRPALDLEFNMLRNPSSQWYHIEKGQLKLETRAESAADNKVNPSLLVRRIQDTQYSAKTQVNFTPNKNEIAGLVVYRDYDAFYQLVLEKGAISLSYVRKGKRTDVASVPFKGNKAIFQVEARDDLTQQFYFGTSETNMRPIGDRITSVITSDNIAAGFHGPYVGMYTSAQGAQSDNTAAFDWFEYIGRDR